The following coding sequences are from one Musa acuminata AAA Group cultivar baxijiao chromosome BXJ1-6, Cavendish_Baxijiao_AAA, whole genome shotgun sequence window:
- the LOC103987866 gene encoding mannose-specific lectin — MAISTPTSALLLLLLPAIFGLLIPSCTADNILYTDETLYTGQSLTYGSYRFTIQSDCNLVLYDSGNAVWSSGTDNRGYNCILKMQADGNLVIYSNGNALWASNTSRDRGNYILVLQRDRNVVIYGPAIWATGTNYGTSGVVISRNATGTPVVVASAAEDVNNRKIAMVTKN; from the coding sequence ATGGCGATTTCCACTCCCAcctccgccctcctcctcctcctcctgccggCCATCTTCGGCCTTCTCATACCGTCTTGCACTGCCGACAACATTCTCTACACCGACGAGACGCTCTACACGGGGCAGTCGCTGACGTACGGGTCCTACAGATTCACTATACAGTCAGACTGCAACCTGGTCCTCTACGACTCCGGTAATGCCGTGTGGTCCTCCGGCACGGACAACCGTGGCTACAACTGCATCCTCAAGATGCAGGCGGACGGCAACCTTGTGATCTACAGCAACGGCAACGCTCTGTGGGCCTCCAACACCTCGAGGGACCGAGGCAACTATATATTGGTCCTGCAAAGGGATCGCAATGTGGTGATCTATGGCCCTGCGATCTGGGCCACCGGCACCAACTACGGCACTTCCGGTGTCGTCATATCCCGGAACGCCACCGGCACTCCGGTGGTCGTCGCTTCCGCCGCTGAGGACGTCAACAACAGGAAGATCGCCATGGTGACTAAGAACTGA
- the LOC135676328 gene encoding wall-associated receptor kinase-like 20: MAKKKPSPLHPLSFFFLLLPLLLCLSARAKAKLCPPCGSTSVPFPLSTGAGCGDPSYKIRCDNATKSLFFDALNGSSYPVTSISTSTQRLVIRPAAFVSRSSCVTTDLSSQGIQLNSSLPFNVSSSNTIMLLNCTARLLLSPLNCSSNSLCHVYANGTSDASACRSLPICCTFVAGGSSTSYSIRASGTGCSAIRSFVNLDAVGTPVAQWGERAGVELQWASPREPVCGTQADCEAGSNATCRADPSSSGTIRRCFCIDSLRWDPFSGVCVNNVTISSSKSNHGPLIAGILSGLGAAAVVTVAGLLLYRRQRRIREARERLAKERQDILNANNSSGRSAKHFTAREIKRATSNFAHDNLLGSGGYGDVFKGILADGTPVAVKCAKLGNVKSTEQVLNEVRVLSQVNHRSLVRLLGCCVDLDQPLMVYEFIPNGTLFDHLHGLRPLLPWRRRLAIAHQTAEGLAYLHSSAMPPIYHRDVKSSNILLDDKLNAKVADFGLSRLAEPGISHVSTCAQGTLGYLDPEYYRNYQLTDKSDVYSYGVVLLELLTSQKAIDFNRGPDDVNLAVHVQRNVEEEKLMDTVDGALKEGATQVELDTMKALGFLAMGCLEEKRQNRPSMKEVAEEIEYIINILDAGGVEKRDSA; the protein is encoded by the exons ATGGCCAAGAAGAAGCCCTCCCCGCTTCACCCTctcagcttcttcttcctcctcctccccctgttGCTCTGCCTCTCCGCCAGAGCAAAGGCCAAGTTGTGTCCGCCGTGCGGCTCGACGTCCGTCCCTTTCCCGCTGAGCACGGGCGCCGGCTGCGGCGACCCGTCCTACAAGATCCGATGCGACAACGCGACCAAATCCCTCTTCTTCGACGCCCTCAACGGGTCCTCGTACCCCGTCACCTCCATCAGCACCTCCACCCAGCGCCTCGTCATCCGGCCGGCGGCCTTCGTGTCCAGAAGCTCCTGCGTCACCACGGATCTCTCCTCCCAGGGCATCCAGCTCAACAGCTCCCTCCCCTTCAACGTCAGCAGCAGCAACACCATCATGCTCCTCAATTGCACCGCCCGCCTCCTCCTCTCCCCGCTCAACTGCTCCTCCAACAGCCTCTGCCACGTCTACGCCAACGGCACCTCCGACGCCAGCGCCTGCCGCTCGCTCCCCATCTGCTGCACCTTCGTCGCCGGCGGCTCCTCCACTTCCTACTCCATCCGCGCCAGTGGCACCGGCTGCAGCGCCATCCGAAGCTTCGTGAACCTGGACGCCGTGGGAACGCCGGTGGCGCAGTGGGGAGAGCGCGCCGGCGTGGAGCTGCAGTGGGCGTCGCCTAGAGAGCCCGTATGCGGCACCCAGGCGGACTGCGAGGCCGGGTCCAACGCCACGTGTAGGGCGGATCCCTCTTCCAGCGGCACGATCCGGCGATGCTTCTGCATCGATAGCCTGCGGTGGGACCCCTTCTCCGGCGTCTGCGTCAACA ATGTTACGATCTCGAGCAGCAAATCCAACCATGGGCCTCTGATTGCAG GGATTTTGTCCGGCTTGGGCGCGGCGGCGGTCGTCACCGTGGCAGGCTTGCTGCTTTACCGTCGGCAGCGCCGCATCCGCGAGGCGCGCGAGCGGTTGGCCAAGGAGCGGCAGGACATCCTCAACGCCAATAACTCCAGCGGACGCTCCGCCAAGCACTTCACCGCGAGGGAAATCAAGAGGGCCACCTCCAACTTCGCGCACGACAATCTCCTCGGCTCCGGCGGCTACGGCGACGTCTTCAAGGGCATCCTGGCCGACGGCACCCCCGTGGCCGTTAAGTGCGCCAAGCTCGGAAATGTCAAGTCCACGGAGCAGGTGCTCAACGAGGTCCGCGTGCTTTCCCAGGTTAACCACCGCTCCCTGGTCCGCCTCCTCGGCTGCTGCGTCGATCTCGACCAGCCTCTTATGGTGTACGAGTTCATCCCCAACGGCACCCTCTTCGACCACCTCCACGGCCTCCGTCCGCTCCTCCCCTGGCGGCGCCGACTCGCCATCGCCCACCAGACCGCCGAGGGCCTCGCCTACCTCCACTCCTCCGCGATGCCCCCCATCTACCACCGCGACGTCAAGTCCAGCAACATTCTGCTCGACGACAAACTCAACGCCAAGGTCGCCGACTTCGGCCTCTCCCGCCTGGCGGAGCCGGGCATCAGCCACGTCTCCACCTGCGCCCAGGGCACCCTCGGCTACCTCGATCCGGAGTACTACCGCAACTACCAGCTGACCGACAAGAGCGACGTGTACAGCTACGGGGTGGTGCTGCTGGAGCTGCTCACCTCCCAGAAGGCCATCGACTTCAACCGCGGTCCCGACGACGTGAACCTGGCGGTGCACGTGCAGCGCAATGTGGAGGAGGAGAAGCTGATGGACACCGTCGACGGGGCGCTCAAGGAGGGGGCGACCCAGGTGGAGCTGGACACCATGAAGGCTCTAGGGTTCCTGGCCATGGGATGCCTGGAGGAGAAGAGGCAGAACCGGCCGTCGATGAAGGAGGTGGCGGAGGAGATCGAGTACATCATCAACATTCTCGACGCTGGCGGTGTGGAGAAGCGTGACAGCGCTTAG